Proteins encoded within one genomic window of Sphingomonas sp. G-3-2-10:
- a CDS encoding SGNH/GDSL hydrolase family protein produces MRWIGKAALVAAALLLAGATSPEKWTPAWTASMWKAGTERQEVPVANATLRFSIRVGADGDRIRLRLSNEYGQALQIGAASVRVAGGKAVAVTFGRKEAAEIPARTVITTDPARLKLRQFDVVEVSLYLPGSIRLNTVHGAGGDKTLLSVPGNYTAATSFGVAARYDHRPLLAGVEVLGGKPRPVIVAFGDSITDNTGCAMDAVPLCRWGDVLARRLAAAGRPHVVVTQAISGNRVLSQGTGPSAVERFDRDVLSLPGVTHVVLLEGINDIGGSGRVRGDGSVAPTITAEQLIEGYRQLIARARARGIKVMGLTILPYQGAGYYSEAGEAMRVRVNEWMRTSGEFDAVFDLEKVVADPANPQRLDPSLHRGDFLHPDARGETKMGEAIPLEWFR; encoded by the coding sequence ATGCGCTGGATTGGTAAGGCCGCACTGGTTGCCGCTGCGTTGCTGCTGGCCGGCGCGACATCGCCCGAGAAATGGACGCCCGCCTGGACCGCCAGCATGTGGAAGGCCGGGACCGAGCGGCAGGAAGTGCCGGTCGCGAACGCGACGCTGCGCTTTTCGATTCGCGTCGGCGCGGATGGCGACCGGATCCGGCTGAGGCTCTCCAACGAATATGGCCAGGCGCTGCAGATCGGCGCGGCCAGCGTCCGCGTCGCCGGCGGCAAGGCGGTGGCGGTGACCTTCGGCCGGAAGGAAGCGGCCGAGATTCCGGCCCGCACCGTCATCACCACCGATCCCGCCCGGCTGAAGCTCCGGCAGTTCGACGTCGTCGAAGTGTCGCTCTATCTGCCCGGCTCGATCCGGCTGAACACCGTGCATGGCGCGGGCGGCGACAAGACATTGCTTTCAGTACCCGGCAATTACACTGCGGCGACTTCGTTCGGCGTCGCGGCGCGCTACGACCACCGCCCGCTGCTGGCTGGAGTGGAAGTGCTGGGCGGCAAGCCGCGCCCGGTGATTGTGGCCTTTGGCGATTCGATCACCGACAATACGGGCTGCGCGATGGATGCGGTGCCGCTGTGCCGCTGGGGCGACGTGCTGGCGCGGCGTCTGGCCGCGGCGGGCAGGCCGCATGTCGTGGTGACCCAGGCGATCTCGGGCAATCGCGTGCTTTCGCAGGGCACCGGGCCGAGCGCGGTGGAGCGGTTCGATCGCGACGTGCTGTCGCTGCCCGGAGTCACCCATGTCGTGCTGCTGGAGGGGATCAACGATATCGGCGGATCGGGCCGGGTGCGCGGCGATGGTTCGGTGGCGCCGACGATCACCGCCGAGCAACTGATCGAAGGCTATCGCCAGCTCATCGCCCGGGCCCGTGCGCGCGGGATCAAGGTCATGGGGCTGACCATCCTGCCCTATCAGGGCGCGGGCTATTACAGCGAGGCGGGCGAAGCGATGCGCGTGCGCGTCAACGAATGGATGCGCACGTCCGGCGAGTTCGACGCGGTGTTCGATCTTGAAAAGGTGGTGGCCGATCCGGCCAATCCCCAGCGGCTCGATCCCTCGCTGCACCGGGGCGACTTTCTGCATCCGGACGCGCGCGGCGAGACGAAGATGGGCGAAGCGATCCCGCTCGAGTGGTTCCGGTGA
- a CDS encoding TonB-dependent receptor: protein MAAIPGIAFAQSATGAASQDEEAVEQEIVVSGYRQSLETAQTVKRESNDIVDSIVAEDIGKLPDSTGAETLARVPGVQVDRLNGEAGGVRVRGLPDLTTTYNGREIFTAEGRSVALQDFPAASIARFDVYKTASANLIEAGIAGEIDVKSRKPFDFKGLRIAGGLTGLHWRQSQEFGVDANLLISNRWDTGIGEIGILVEGSYTDNNFVDSYRDNNSQILIRAPNAVNFPLARYPSRVSFQYPSSNRFRPSAAAAIQWRPSPELEFYGDFLFQGFRARGESRALHFDTSSNSAISNVTFCPGSTDLVCQMTMAGPNGITGYQIAQKNKTDTYQYGGGFIWKVGGGGRVTGDVAVTDSRNSNRNMQFNIFTNNNGNRVFNFDDQSGGGGASAYVTDVDLASASSFRMLNFAENGADNHGRSFQARLDADLPVNLGIFDKVQLGVRFSNRDSDSYNDPAENRTPVLGANDPRIQYINLPFEFQYAPIGFRGDETVHPRTWITPTRADIWNNADYLRSLVGRPAGFPDMDWVYSANEKSYTGYLQSHYKFGIGSVEIDGQVGLRAVRTTNDIQGTLKIGAAAGTPYSKTNEYTDFLPNVSARIKLTPNLQARASFTKTRTRPGFGQLNPTLTVNVAATPVCDPEAPTVCTTMTASGGNPDLQPIESNNYDASLEYYFSRSGSATVQVFRRDVTGFINNATTFMPNPDVGGVIRVDRPENGEQGYIQGVEVGFRSFLKIPSLPQWMQNFGVLANYTYLDHASELSPTAAATLPGLQPLSNVSNHLANAQIFYESKAVSLRLSYNYRSSFQTYGIVTDNALTATFEPCLRVPVTCTRPQLTLPTVEEGRGQLDFSGAINPTDFLTLTFNIANMLGSTQRTSRVFNDKGQGYAVQVRYLETIYRVGVRVRF from the coding sequence ATGGCAGCGATCCCCGGCATCGCCTTCGCGCAAAGTGCCACCGGCGCTGCGTCGCAGGACGAAGAAGCGGTGGAACAGGAAATCGTCGTCAGCGGCTACCGGCAGAGCCTCGAGACCGCCCAGACGGTGAAGCGCGAATCGAACGACATCGTCGATTCGATCGTCGCCGAGGATATCGGCAAGCTGCCCGACAGCACCGGCGCGGAGACCCTGGCGCGCGTTCCGGGCGTGCAGGTCGATCGCTTGAACGGCGAAGCCGGCGGCGTGCGCGTTCGCGGCCTGCCCGATCTGACCACCACCTATAACGGCCGCGAGATCTTCACCGCCGAAGGGCGCAGCGTCGCGCTGCAGGACTTCCCGGCGGCGTCGATCGCGCGCTTCGATGTCTATAAGACCGCGTCGGCCAACCTCATCGAAGCGGGCATCGCCGGCGAGATCGACGTGAAATCGCGCAAACCGTTCGACTTCAAGGGACTGCGTATCGCGGGCGGCCTGACCGGGCTCCACTGGCGCCAGAGCCAGGAGTTCGGCGTCGACGCCAACCTGCTGATCAGCAATCGCTGGGATACCGGCATCGGCGAGATCGGCATTCTGGTCGAGGGTTCGTACACCGACAACAATTTCGTCGATTCGTACCGCGACAACAATTCGCAGATCCTCATCCGCGCACCAAATGCGGTGAACTTTCCGCTCGCGCGCTACCCCTCGCGCGTCAGCTTCCAATATCCCAGCTCGAACCGCTTCCGCCCCTCGGCGGCGGCCGCGATCCAGTGGCGCCCGAGCCCGGAGCTCGAATTCTACGGCGACTTCCTGTTCCAGGGCTTCCGCGCCCGCGGCGAATCGCGCGCGCTCCATTTCGACACGAGCAGCAACTCGGCGATCTCGAACGTCACCTTCTGCCCCGGCAGCACCGATCTGGTCTGCCAGATGACGATGGCTGGTCCCAACGGGATCACCGGCTATCAGATCGCGCAGAAGAACAAGACCGACACCTATCAATATGGCGGCGGCTTTATCTGGAAGGTGGGTGGCGGCGGCCGCGTCACGGGTGACGTGGCGGTGACGGATTCGCGCAACTCGAACCGCAACATGCAGTTCAACATCTTCACCAACAACAACGGCAACCGGGTCTTCAACTTCGACGACCAGTCGGGCGGCGGCGGCGCTTCGGCCTATGTGACCGATGTCGACCTGGCCTCGGCTTCGTCGTTCCGCATGCTGAACTTCGCGGAGAACGGCGCGGACAATCACGGCCGCAGCTTCCAGGCGCGGCTCGACGCAGATCTTCCGGTCAATCTGGGGATCTTCGACAAGGTCCAGCTAGGCGTTCGCTTCAGTAACCGCGACAGCGATTCGTACAACGATCCGGCGGAGAACCGCACCCCGGTGCTGGGCGCGAACGATCCGCGCATCCAGTACATCAACCTGCCGTTCGAGTTCCAGTATGCGCCGATCGGCTTCCGCGGCGACGAGACGGTCCATCCGCGGACCTGGATCACGCCGACCCGCGCCGACATCTGGAACAATGCCGACTATCTCCGCTCGCTCGTCGGCCGTCCGGCCGGCTTCCCGGACATGGACTGGGTCTATTCGGCGAACGAGAAGTCGTACACCGGCTATCTGCAGAGCCATTACAAGTTCGGGATCGGCTCGGTCGAGATCGATGGCCAGGTCGGCCTTCGCGCCGTTCGCACCACGAACGACATCCAGGGCACGCTGAAGATCGGCGCCGCCGCAGGCACGCCGTACAGCAAGACCAACGAATATACCGATTTCCTGCCCAATGTGAGCGCCCGCATCAAGCTGACGCCGAACCTTCAGGCGCGCGCCTCGTTCACCAAGACGCGCACCCGGCCGGGCTTCGGCCAGCTCAATCCGACGCTGACCGTGAACGTGGCCGCCACCCCGGTCTGCGACCCCGAAGCGCCGACGGTATGCACCACGATGACCGCCAGCGGCGGTAATCCGGACCTGCAGCCGATCGAGTCGAACAATTACGACGCGTCGCTCGAATATTATTTCTCGCGTTCGGGCTCGGCGACGGTGCAGGTGTTCCGCCGCGACGTGACCGGGTTCATCAACAACGCCACCACCTTCATGCCCAATCCCGATGTCGGCGGCGTGATCCGCGTCGATCGTCCGGAGAATGGCGAGCAGGGCTATATCCAGGGCGTCGAGGTCGGCTTCCGCAGCTTCCTGAAGATTCCGTCGCTGCCCCAGTGGATGCAGAATTTCGGCGTGTTGGCGAACTACACCTATCTCGACCACGCATCGGAACTCTCGCCGACCGCGGCGGCGACGCTGCCGGGCCTGCAGCCGCTGAGCAACGTGTCGAACCATCTGGCCAACGCGCAGATCTTTTACGAGAGCAAGGCGGTCTCGCTGCGCCTCTCGTACAATTACCGCTCGAGCTTCCAGACCTATGGCATCGTCACCGACAATGCGCTGACCGCGACGTTCGAGCCGTGCCTGCGCGTGCCGGTCACCTGCACCCGGCCGCAGCTGACGCTGCCGACGGTCGAGGAAGGCCGCGGCCAGCTCGACTTCTCGGGTGCGATCAACCCGACCGACTTCCTGACGCTGACGTTCAACATCGCGAACATGCTGGGTTCGACCCAGCGCACCAGCCGCGTGTTCAACGACAAGGGCCAGGGCTATGCGGTTCAGGTCCGCTATCTCGAAACGATCTACCGCGTGGGCGTCCGGGTCCGGTTCTGA
- a CDS encoding family 43 glycosylhydrolase, producing MSRSTTGGRRYRFGAMLCGVAAIGALGGVASAQVPPEVPPGAPEVPYVDPARAYLFAHMTKERYGVLFYSVSLDGLHWRRLNGGRPVSEDYHGHPSITRMSDGRYILVGNKSDSDSQVRFWVSSDLIRWAPFGAYQPDLSNVRGFANPLPRLGAPKLFFDKASSRYLLTWHTPNVPHTPADPERYWASQRTLYVTSKDLRTFDGPPKLLFDWDIATIDTIIMPGDEGKGYCAVIKDERYPSYNWTTGKTVRISCAPSLLGPYPMPGPAISPNFREAPTIIRAPNGRDWLAYYEQYAGQSYGLSKAPRLEGPWYQVQGNSGVARWNRFEMPAGTRHGFMIEISRKEYDAIVAAYPEGAAKP from the coding sequence ATGTCGAGATCAACCACCGGAGGCCGCCGGTATCGCTTCGGGGCGATGCTGTGCGGGGTCGCCGCGATCGGTGCGCTGGGCGGCGTCGCCTCCGCGCAGGTGCCGCCCGAAGTGCCGCCGGGCGCGCCGGAGGTGCCCTATGTCGATCCGGCAAGGGCCTATCTCTTCGCGCACATGACGAAGGAGCGGTACGGCGTCCTCTTCTATTCGGTCAGCCTGGACGGGCTGCACTGGCGGCGGCTCAACGGCGGGCGGCCGGTGTCGGAGGATTATCACGGCCACCCGTCGATCACGCGGATGTCCGACGGGCGCTACATCCTTGTCGGCAACAAGAGCGACAGCGATTCGCAGGTCCGCTTCTGGGTCTCGAGCGACCTGATCCGCTGGGCTCCGTTCGGCGCCTATCAGCCCGATCTGTCGAACGTGCGCGGCTTCGCCAATCCGCTGCCCCGGCTGGGCGCGCCGAAGCTGTTCTTCGACAAGGCCTCGAGCAGATATCTGCTCACCTGGCACACCCCGAACGTGCCCCACACGCCGGCCGATCCCGAGCGCTACTGGGCGAGCCAGCGCACGCTCTATGTCACGTCGAAGGACCTCCGGACGTTCGACGGGCCGCCCAAGCTGTTGTTCGACTGGGATATCGCGACGATCGACACGATCATCATGCCGGGCGACGAGGGCAAGGGCTATTGCGCGGTCATCAAGGACGAGCGCTATCCCTCGTACAACTGGACCACGGGCAAGACCGTGCGGATCAGCTGCGCGCCGTCGCTGCTCGGCCCCTATCCGATGCCGGGCCCGGCGATCAGCCCGAACTTCCGCGAAGCGCCGACGATCATCCGTGCGCCCAACGGCCGCGACTGGCTGGCCTATTACGAACAATATGCCGGGCAGAGCTACGGCTTGTCGAAGGCTCCCCGGCTGGAAGGACCCTGGTATCAGGTGCAGGGCAATAGCGGAGTCGCGCGGTGGAACCGCTTCGAGATGCCGGCGGGCACGCGCCACGGCTTCATGATCGAGATCAGCCGCAAGGAATATGACGCGATCGTCGCGGCATATCCGGAAGGGGCGGCGAAGCCCTGA
- a CDS encoding glycosyl hydrolase 115 family protein: MALARILAALSLAAAIPCLTPAEAIAQQAPAAATAFDLVADGSAPTIYFSAGDAPVVEIAANAFAGDVERVSGVKPKVSQGNPGGRLAILVGTIGGSPLIDRLVAENRIAVGSLKDQTEAYTIAVVENPMPGVSRALVVAGTDRRGTAYGIFRLSERIGVSPWVWWADVAPTRRASLSLGSETITQGSPSVRYRGIFINDEDWSIRPWAARTIDPSGDMGPTTHAHIFELLLRLRANYLWPAMHKVTSAFNQVDGNAEMADRYAIVMGASHAEPMLRNNVAEWNFEQNGEFNYGKNGPKILQYWRDRVQANHRYENVYTVGMRGIHDSPAEMNRGFDGVKLLEQVVTDQRSLFREVGKDPATVPQVFVPYKEVLDIYRKGMKVPDDVTLGWVDDNYGYIRQLSTPAEQKRSGGAGVYYHISYWGVPNDYLWLDSTPPALIGEEMGKAYATNARRLWVVNVGDIKPGEKGLTYFMDLAYDYEGTSKLGQQGWLKRWAADTFGPQEADAIADLLRAYYRLGFARKPEHMGWNDAETAPRPTEFSPVAYGDEAGQRAAEYRDLDKRAEAIAARLPKEKRDGFYHLVIYPVRGSALLNGKILDADRSFLYAHQGRASANLYADRAAVSYRGIRKATDAYNAIGGGKWKEFMHDEPRYQSVFNMPPVGRVKPLDAPGLGVAVEGSVDAWTQRPVNTVEAADTKQRVKRWHTKDAPDDRLPVFERATDRRYFIDAFNIGAGTIDITASGSSPWIRIDRESQLGGDQRLWVSVDWTRLKRGETATGTVTVGGAGATRAIAVTARNVAAPRGTLVEDNRIVAFNASRYSALHPVGGKGWQPMPDLGRSGAAIASSVDLPSLPDATSAPHAEYRFRTDSSGSAKLRVSLLPSFALSADHKLRYAVSIDGGPIRIVDGDKRDWSDGVERNAITSVTDWTFDKAGDHVLRIYALDPGVVLDSVVIDFGGLATAYMAPPETIAK; this comes from the coding sequence ATGGCCCTCGCCCGTATTCTGGCCGCGCTGAGCCTTGCCGCGGCGATTCCGTGCCTGACCCCGGCCGAAGCGATCGCCCAGCAGGCGCCCGCCGCCGCCACGGCATTCGATCTGGTCGCCGACGGCAGTGCCCCGACCATCTATTTCAGCGCGGGCGACGCGCCGGTGGTTGAGATCGCGGCGAACGCCTTTGCCGGCGATGTCGAGCGCGTCTCGGGCGTGAAGCCCAAAGTGTCGCAGGGTAACCCGGGCGGCCGTCTGGCCATCCTTGTCGGCACGATCGGCGGCTCGCCGCTGATCGACCGGCTCGTCGCGGAGAACCGCATCGCGGTGGGTTCGCTCAAGGACCAGACCGAAGCCTATACCATCGCGGTGGTCGAGAACCCGATGCCGGGCGTCAGCCGCGCGCTGGTCGTCGCGGGCACCGACCGTCGCGGCACCGCGTACGGCATCTTCCGGCTTTCGGAGCGGATCGGCGTCTCGCCCTGGGTCTGGTGGGCCGATGTCGCCCCCACCCGCCGCGCCAGCCTGTCGCTGGGCAGCGAGACGATCACGCAGGGGTCGCCCTCCGTCCGCTATCGCGGCATCTTCATCAATGACGAGGACTGGTCGATCCGCCCCTGGGCGGCGCGCACCATCGATCCGAGCGGCGACATGGGGCCGACCACCCACGCCCATATCTTCGAGCTGCTGTTGCGCCTGCGCGCCAACTATCTCTGGCCGGCGATGCACAAGGTGACCTCGGCCTTCAATCAGGTCGACGGCAATGCCGAGATGGCCGATCGCTACGCCATCGTCATGGGCGCGAGCCATGCCGAGCCGATGCTGCGCAACAATGTCGCCGAATGGAATTTCGAGCAGAACGGCGAGTTCAACTACGGCAAGAACGGTCCGAAGATTCTGCAATATTGGCGCGACCGCGTGCAGGCAAACCACCGGTACGAGAACGTCTATACCGTCGGCATGCGCGGCATCCACGACAGCCCGGCCGAGATGAACCGTGGCTTCGACGGCGTGAAGCTGCTCGAGCAGGTAGTAACCGACCAGCGCAGCCTGTTCCGCGAGGTGGGCAAGGATCCCGCAACCGTCCCGCAGGTGTTCGTGCCCTACAAGGAAGTGCTCGACATCTATCGCAAGGGCATGAAGGTGCCCGACGACGTGACGCTGGGCTGGGTCGACGACAATTACGGCTATATCCGCCAGCTTTCGACCCCGGCCGAACAGAAGCGCTCGGGCGGCGCCGGCGTCTATTACCACATCTCCTACTGGGGCGTGCCGAACGACTATCTGTGGCTCGACAGCACGCCGCCCGCGCTGATCGGCGAGGAGATGGGCAAGGCGTACGCCACCAATGCCCGCCGCCTGTGGGTGGTCAATGTCGGCGACATCAAGCCCGGCGAGAAGGGCCTGACCTATTTCATGGACCTCGCCTATGACTATGAGGGTACGTCGAAGCTGGGCCAGCAGGGCTGGCTGAAGCGCTGGGCGGCGGACACGTTCGGGCCGCAGGAAGCCGACGCCATCGCCGATCTGTTGCGCGCCTATTACCGCCTCGGCTTTGCACGCAAGCCCGAACATATGGGCTGGAACGACGCCGAGACCGCGCCGCGCCCGACCGAATTCTCACCGGTCGCCTATGGCGACGAAGCCGGACAGCGTGCCGCCGAATATCGCGATCTGGACAAGCGCGCCGAAGCCATCGCCGCGCGCCTGCCGAAGGAGAAGCGCGACGGCTTCTATCACCTGGTGATCTATCCGGTGCGCGGCAGCGCGCTGCTCAACGGCAAGATCCTCGATGCCGATCGCAGCTTCCTTTACGCGCATCAGGGCCGCGCCAGCGCCAATCTCTACGCCGATCGCGCCGCCGTTTCGTACCGCGGCATCCGCAAGGCGACCGATGCGTACAACGCGATCGGCGGCGGCAAGTGGAAGGAGTTCATGCACGACGAACCCCGGTACCAGTCGGTGTTCAACATGCCGCCGGTCGGCCGGGTGAAGCCGCTCGACGCGCCGGGACTGGGCGTCGCGGTGGAAGGGTCGGTCGACGCCTGGACCCAGCGTCCGGTCAACACCGTCGAAGCGGCCGACACCAAGCAGCGCGTCAAGCGCTGGCACACCAAGGACGCGCCGGACGACCGCCTGCCGGTGTTCGAACGCGCCACCGACCGCCGCTATTTCATCGACGCCTTCAACATCGGCGCCGGCACGATCGACATCACCGCGAGCGGATCCTCGCCGTGGATTCGGATCGATCGCGAATCCCAGCTGGGCGGCGACCAGCGCCTGTGGGTTTCGGTCGACTGGACCAGGCTGAAGCGCGGCGAGACCGCGACCGGCACCGTGACCGTGGGCGGCGCGGGCGCCACTCGCGCGATCGCGGTGACCGCGCGCAACGTCGCCGCGCCGCGCGGTACGTTGGTCGAGGACAATCGCATCGTCGCGTTCAACGCCAGCCGCTATTCGGCGCTGCACCCCGTGGGCGGCAAAGGATGGCAGCCCATGCCCGATCTCGGCCGCTCCGGCGCCGCGATCGCCAGCAGCGTCGATCTGCCCAGCCTGCCCGACGCCACCAGCGCCCCGCACGCCGAGTACCGCTTCCGCACCGACAGTAGCGGCTCAGCAAAGCTGCGCGTCTCGCTGCTGCCCAGCTTCGCGCTGAGCGCCGATCACAAGCTGCGCTATGCCGTGTCGATCGATGGCGGCCCGATCCGCATCGTCGATGGCGACAAGCGCGACTGGTCGGACGGGGTCGAGCGCAACGCGATCACTTCGGTCACCGACTGGACCTTCGACAAGGCTGGGGATCACGTCCTGCGCATCTACGCGCTCGATCCGGGCGTGGTGCTCGATTCGGTGGTGATCGACTTTGGCGGTCTCGCCACCGCTTACATGGCGCCCCCCGAAACCATCGCGAAATGA
- a CDS encoding family 43 glycosylhydrolase, whose protein sequence is MAAARGMALLTLAGFAIAAPLSASSHEDPAATPAKPRDAKLVMTYSDTSRMGVPYAKDPSVIRFGGRYLMYYSVPPAKDNKAGGDGFPTGWAIGIAESRDMKKWTKVGEVLPKQEVERNGIAAPGAVVINGKVHLFYQTYGNGRRDAINHAWSSDGVTFERDPGNPVFRPTDSPWSAGRAIDAEAFVHDGKLLLYWATRDPDMKVQMLGVASAPLNSKFGAGDWTNLSKDGPILKPELPWERKCIEAASIIRKNGKLYMFYAGGYNNEPQQIGVAVSTDGVKWTRLSDQPFLADGGPGSWNDSESGHPDIFEHGGQSLLFFQGNPDRGKTWTLAAVRVGWNKNGPYLKK, encoded by the coding sequence ATGGCTGCCGCAAGAGGCATGGCGCTTTTGACTTTGGCGGGTTTCGCGATCGCCGCGCCTCTTTCCGCATCGTCGCACGAGGACCCGGCGGCCACGCCGGCGAAGCCGCGCGACGCAAAGCTCGTCATGACCTATTCCGACACCAGCCGCATGGGCGTGCCCTATGCCAAGGATCCCTCGGTCATCCGCTTCGGCGGCCGCTACCTGATGTATTATTCGGTGCCGCCGGCGAAGGACAACAAGGCGGGCGGCGACGGCTTCCCCACCGGATGGGCGATCGGCATCGCCGAAAGCCGCGACATGAAGAAATGGACCAAAGTCGGCGAAGTCCTGCCCAAGCAGGAAGTCGAGCGCAACGGCATCGCCGCGCCGGGCGCAGTGGTGATCAACGGCAAGGTCCATTTGTTCTACCAGACCTATGGCAATGGCCGCCGCGACGCGATCAACCATGCCTGGTCCAGCGACGGCGTGACCTTCGAGCGCGATCCGGGCAATCCCGTCTTCCGCCCGACCGACTCGCCGTGGAGCGCGGGCCGCGCGATCGACGCCGAAGCCTTTGTCCATGACGGCAAGCTGCTCCTCTATTGGGCGACGCGCGATCCCGACATGAAGGTACAGATGCTCGGCGTGGCCTCCGCGCCGCTCAACTCGAAATTCGGCGCGGGCGACTGGACCAACCTGAGCAAGGACGGCCCGATCCTGAAGCCCGAGCTCCCCTGGGAGCGCAAGTGCATCGAGGCCGCGAGCATCATCCGCAAGAACGGCAAGCTCTACATGTTCTATGCTGGCGGCTATAATAACGAGCCGCAGCAGATCGGCGTCGCGGTCAGCACCGATGGCGTGAAATGGACCCGCCTGTCGGACCAGCCCTTCCTCGCCGATGGCGGACCAGGCAGCTGGAACGATTCGGAATCGGGCCACCCCGACATTTTCGAACATGGCGGCCAGTCGCTGCTGTTCTTCCAGGGCAATCCCGACCGCGGCAAGACCTGGACCCTCGCCGCCGTCCGGGTCGGCTGGAACAAGAACGGCCCGTACCTGAAGAAATAA
- a CDS encoding alginate lyase family protein, with translation MRNSSTRRSGFLFRLAGAAAVAATALTPITPAAARAARAAPDNAVPVCKGVEGYAASFGGRRTFLWHPDVLMRLKAGRDSDPAIKAAYAGLIGKADIAMGRTLFTVADKLTIPPSGSRNDYLSIVPNYFPDPAKPNGPWIRGEGTNPDRMTNKFDIADLDRMSADVEILALAYYFSENPRYATRAASIVRTWFLDPKSRMNPNMNFAHTVPGRENGRPDGVFETQRVQRVIDAVGLIGPSGFFTADDGKGLEKWFSDYVDWLRNSTHGKGASIQRNINAMWYDSQITHFALYARRTDVVKSVVQDFSKRRLPVHFGADGSMALEATRSRSLFFSIASLGAAYNVAEIASCVDIDLWNLEEGGRGIRKSSDFIAKYHGNTASWPFPESDRNRTDIDDLMYRANRVWGAAYTPNPRVELARYFKM, from the coding sequence ATGCGCAATTCATCCACCCGGCGATCGGGATTCCTTTTCCGGCTGGCCGGAGCCGCCGCCGTCGCGGCGACCGCTCTGACGCCGATAACGCCGGCCGCCGCCCGCGCGGCGCGCGCGGCCCCAGACAACGCGGTACCCGTGTGCAAGGGCGTGGAAGGCTATGCCGCTTCGTTCGGCGGCCGCCGCACCTTCCTGTGGCATCCCGACGTGCTGATGCGGCTCAAGGCCGGGCGCGACAGCGATCCCGCGATCAAGGCCGCCTATGCCGGGCTGATCGGCAAGGCCGATATCGCGATGGGCCGCACCCTGTTCACCGTGGCGGACAAGCTGACGATCCCGCCCTCGGGCAGCCGCAACGACTATCTCAGCATCGTTCCCAATTATTTCCCCGATCCGGCCAAGCCCAACGGCCCCTGGATTCGGGGCGAGGGCACCAATCCCGACCGGATGACCAACAAGTTCGACATCGCCGACCTCGACCGGATGAGCGCGGACGTCGAGATTCTCGCACTGGCCTATTATTTCTCCGAAAATCCGCGCTACGCGACCCGCGCGGCGAGCATCGTGCGTACCTGGTTTCTCGATCCGAAGAGCCGGATGAACCCCAACATGAACTTCGCCCACACCGTACCCGGCCGCGAGAATGGCCGCCCCGACGGCGTGTTCGAAACGCAGCGCGTCCAGCGCGTGATCGACGCCGTGGGCCTGATCGGCCCCTCGGGTTTCTTCACCGCCGATGACGGCAAAGGGCTGGAGAAATGGTTCTCCGACTATGTAGACTGGCTGCGCAATTCGACGCACGGCAAGGGCGCAAGCATCCAGCGCAACATCAACGCGATGTGGTATGATTCCCAGATCACCCATTTCGCGCTCTACGCCCGCCGGACGGACGTGGTGAAATCGGTGGTCCAGGACTTTTCGAAGCGCCGCCTGCCCGTCCATTTCGGCGCGGACGGATCGATGGCGCTGGAAGCCACCCGCTCGCGCAGCCTGTTCTTCTCGATCGCGTCGCTGGGCGCGGCCTATAATGTCGCGGAGATTGCGAGCTGCGTCGACATCGACCTGTGGAACCTCGAGGAAGGCGGCCGCGGCATCCGCAAGTCGTCCGACTTCATCGCCAAATATCACGGCAACACCGCCAGCTGGCCCTTTCCCGAAAGCGACCGGAACCGGACCGACATCGACGACCTGATGTACCGCGCCAACCGCGTCTGGGGCGCGGCCTATACGCCGAACCCGCGCGTCGAACTGGCGCGCTATTTCAAGATGTGA